The following proteins come from a genomic window of Falco cherrug isolate bFalChe1 chromosome Z, bFalChe1.pri, whole genome shotgun sequence:
- the LOC129734772 gene encoding uncharacterized LOC128092250 homolog, with protein sequence MLLLLSLLPLPLLLQILLLLLLPHDNCFPRLSRYQPQMLKVRVLPFALGYWFT encoded by the coding sequence ATGCTGCTGCTACTGTCACTTCTACCGCTGCCGCTGTTGttacagattttgcttttgctccttCTACCGCATGACAATTGTTTTCCTCGTCTAAGCAGATACCAGCCTCAGATGCTCAAGGTGAGAGTCTTGCCTTTCGCTCTGGGCTACTGGTTCACTTAA